One genomic window of Kiloniellales bacterium includes the following:
- a CDS encoding DUF3179 domain-containing (seleno)protein yields the protein MSGRVTSRLSAAILCFGIAATAAQAEAPSPSDAEVGALAERAVFGRSADRDQALDALVARGKRDIVPSLILATRYTRNDPALLEALEALTGEEIASWHEAMLWQEAHPEVMPHPSYRALKLGIFERIDPRFLRFLGEERGRPENMRIRLEEITWGGVAVDGIPSLDNPPLLAADEAGYLLDDDLVFGVEINGDARAYPLRIMGWHEMFNEVIGGVPVALAYCTLCGAGILFETQVPGRAEPFVFGSSGFLYRSNKLMFDRETDSLWNQFTGEPVTGPLADSGIALKVRPMAITSWAKWRQRHPRTRVLSLETGFSRDYGPGVVYRDYFASPDLMFPAIVRDEERLVRKDYVFGVRDVGVARAWPVEAFREQAVINDRIGERNIVLVGDAETRTVRAYERGSISFAEGDAADRLESPEGTWSIEEEALVGPGGTRLARVPGHVSYWFAWDGYFGVESTLYASNDDG from the coding sequence ATGAGCGGTAGAGTTACGAGTCGGCTGTCCGCGGCGATCCTCTGTTTCGGCATCGCTGCAACGGCGGCGCAGGCGGAAGCGCCGTCCCCGAGCGATGCGGAGGTCGGCGCGCTCGCCGAGCGGGCCGTCTTCGGCCGTTCTGCCGATCGCGACCAGGCGCTGGACGCGCTGGTCGCGCGCGGCAAACGCGACATCGTGCCGTCGCTCATCCTGGCCACCCGCTATACGCGGAACGACCCGGCCCTGCTCGAGGCGCTGGAAGCGCTCACCGGCGAGGAGATCGCGAGCTGGCACGAGGCCATGCTGTGGCAGGAAGCACATCCCGAAGTGATGCCCCACCCGAGCTACCGCGCATTGAAGCTCGGCATCTTCGAGCGGATCGACCCGCGCTTCCTGCGCTTCCTCGGCGAGGAGCGCGGGCGCCCCGAGAACATGAGGATCCGGCTGGAGGAGATCACCTGGGGCGGCGTCGCGGTCGACGGCATCCCGTCGCTCGACAATCCGCCGCTCCTCGCCGCTGACGAGGCCGGCTACCTGCTGGACGACGACCTCGTCTTCGGCGTCGAGATCAACGGCGACGCCCGCGCCTACCCCCTGCGAATCATGGGCTGGCACGAGATGTTCAACGAGGTGATCGGCGGCGTCCCGGTCGCCCTCGCCTACTGCACGCTCTGCGGCGCCGGGATCCTGTTCGAGACCCAGGTCCCCGGCCGGGCGGAGCCCTTCGTCTTCGGCTCCTCCGGCTTTCTCTACCGCTCGAACAAGCTGATGTTCGACCGCGAGACCGACAGCCTGTGGAACCAGTTCACCGGCGAGCCGGTCACCGGGCCCCTGGCCGACAGCGGGATCGCCCTGAAGGTGCGTCCCATGGCGATTACCTCCTGGGCCAAGTGGCGGCAGCGCCATCCCCGAACCCGGGTCCTCTCCCTGGAGACCGGCTTCAGCCGCGACTACGGCCCCGGCGTCGTCTACCGGGACTACTTCGCCAGCCCCGACCTCATGTTCCCGGCGATCGTGCGCGACGAGGAGCGGCTGGTGCGCAAGGACTACGTCTTCGGCGTCCGTGACGTCGGCGTCGCCCGGGCTTGGCCGGTCGAAGCTTTCCGCGAGCAGGCGGTCATCAACGACCGGATCGGCGAGCGCAACATCGTCCTTGTCGGCGACGCCGAGACCCGCACCGTGCGCGCCTACGAGCGCGGCAGCATCAGCTTCGCCGAGGGCGACGCGGCGGACCGTCTGGAGAGCCCGGAAGGCACCTGGAGCATCGAGGAGGAGGCACTGGTTGGACCCGGCGGCACCCGCCTGGCGCGGGTCCCCGGCCACGTGAGCTACTGGTTCGCCTGGGACGGCTATTTCGGAGTTGAGAGCACGCTCTATGCCAGCAACGACGATGGTTGA
- a CDS encoding ABC transporter substrate-binding protein: MDKLRQLERALAENRISRRDFLAQATALAGGAALSTALISGEALAATPKRGGTVKIGCSGANTSDSWDGGTHSDIFMQMAAHGMVFDCLTEVRADGSLAGELAESWDASDDATIWTFKLKKGVEFHNGKSFGADDVIESLQHHVSETSKSAAKPIVAAIQDMKKDDDHTVTFTLKNGNADFPYLLSDYHILIYPAGMMDEAIRKGIGTGGYVSENFEPGVRLGARRNDNYHKADSCYFDSVEMLAINDPNARQTALVTGQVHVINRVDLKTAHLLERNRDVEIFEVTGNQHFSYPMHTNKAPFDNNHVRQALKYAFDREQLVKKILRGRGIPGNDHPIGPANQYWHKDLEQRSYDPDKAKFHLQKAGLDSLTIDVSASEAAFGGAVDATVLYKETAAMCSININVIREPEDGYWSNVWLKKPYVACFWSGRATEDWMFSTAYESGVPWNDSFWQHERFNKLLVEARGTLDESRRRALYHEMQVIVRDEGGVAIPMFANWVDANSKKLAHRAELGNLWQLDGARLAERWWFA, translated from the coding sequence ATGGACAAGCTCAGGCAACTGGAACGCGCGCTGGCGGAGAACCGCATCAGCCGCCGCGATTTCCTGGCGCAGGCGACCGCTCTGGCGGGCGGCGCGGCGCTTTCCACCGCGCTGATCAGCGGCGAGGCGCTCGCGGCCACGCCCAAGCGGGGCGGCACGGTCAAGATCGGCTGTTCGGGCGCGAACACCTCGGACAGCTGGGACGGCGGGACCCACTCAGACATCTTCATGCAGATGGCCGCCCACGGTATGGTCTTCGACTGCCTGACCGAGGTCCGGGCCGACGGCTCTCTGGCCGGGGAGCTGGCCGAGAGCTGGGATGCCTCGGACGACGCGACGATCTGGACTTTCAAGCTTAAGAAGGGCGTCGAATTCCACAACGGCAAGTCCTTCGGCGCGGACGACGTCATCGAGTCGCTGCAACACCACGTCAGCGAGACCTCGAAGTCCGCGGCCAAGCCGATCGTCGCCGCGATCCAGGACATGAAGAAGGACGACGACCACACGGTCACCTTCACGCTGAAGAACGGCAACGCCGACTTCCCCTATCTGCTGAGCGACTACCACATCCTGATCTACCCGGCGGGGATGATGGACGAGGCGATTCGCAAGGGGATCGGAACCGGCGGCTACGTCAGCGAGAACTTCGAGCCGGGCGTGCGCCTGGGCGCCCGCCGCAACGACAACTATCACAAGGCGGACAGCTGCTACTTCGATTCCGTGGAGATGCTGGCGATCAACGATCCCAACGCCCGGCAGACCGCCCTGGTGACCGGGCAGGTGCACGTCATCAATCGGGTCGATCTCAAGACGGCCCACCTCCTGGAGCGCAACCGAGACGTCGAGATCTTCGAGGTGACGGGCAACCAGCACTTCTCCTATCCGATGCACACCAACAAGGCGCCGTTCGACAACAACCACGTGCGCCAGGCGCTGAAGTACGCCTTCGACCGGGAGCAGCTGGTAAAGAAGATCCTGCGCGGCCGCGGCATTCCCGGCAACGACCACCCGATCGGGCCGGCGAACCAGTACTGGCACAAGGACCTGGAGCAGCGCAGCTACGATCCCGACAAGGCCAAGTTCCATCTGCAGAAGGCCGGGCTCGACTCCCTGACAATCGACGTATCGGCCTCGGAGGCGGCCTTCGGCGGCGCGGTCGACGCGACGGTGCTCTACAAGGAGACCGCGGCCATGTGCAGCATCAACATCAACGTGATCCGCGAGCCCGAGGACGGCTACTGGTCCAACGTCTGGCTCAAGAAGCCCTATGTCGCCTGCTTCTGGTCGGGCCGAGCGACCGAGGACTGGATGTTCTCGACCGCCTACGAATCCGGCGTGCCCTGGAACGACTCCTTCTGGCAGCACGAGCGCTTCAACAAGCTCCTGGTAGAGGCGCGGGGAACGCTGGACGAGAGCAGGCGCCGCGCGCTCTATCACGAAATGCAGGTGATCGTGCGCGACGAGGGCGGGGTCGCCATCCCGATGTTCGCCAACTGGGTCGACGCCAACTCCAAGAAGCTGGCGCACCGCGCGGAACTGGGCAACCTCTGGCAGCTCGACGGCGCGCGGCTGGCCGAGCGCTGGTGGTTCGCCTGA
- a CDS encoding SDR family oxidoreductase has translation MTDFAQRFEGAALITGASSGIGAALARSLASRGMDLVLVARRESRLQALAEEVSRTHSVRTHLVVQDLFDPEAPRAIRASAEGAGLQVGLLVNNAGFTTYGAFHEAEHDSQGRIIGLHCGVPVALTEAFLPGMVARRRGGVIFVASMAGFQPTPYMATYGASKAFLLSLSEALWAELRPQGIDVLALCPGYVATEFHDLAGTQDLPSPQALSAEAIAERALQALGRHPSLVPGLLNALVAGSVRFLPRRWVAAMAARSLAPKPAPALTEAADTEGSTL, from the coding sequence ATGACAGACTTCGCTCAACGTTTCGAAGGTGCCGCCTTGATCACAGGCGCGTCGAGCGGCATCGGCGCCGCCCTGGCGCGCTCCTTGGCGTCCCGCGGTATGGATCTCGTGCTCGTTGCGCGGCGCGAAAGCCGCCTTCAGGCGCTGGCGGAGGAGGTGAGCCGGACGCACAGCGTCAGGACGCATCTCGTCGTTCAGGACCTGTTCGACCCCGAGGCGCCCCGCGCGATCCGCGCTTCCGCCGAGGGAGCAGGGCTGCAGGTCGGCCTGCTGGTGAACAACGCCGGGTTCACCACCTACGGCGCCTTCCACGAAGCCGAGCACGACAGCCAGGGGCGCATCATCGGCCTGCACTGCGGCGTTCCGGTCGCGCTGACCGAGGCCTTCCTGCCGGGCATGGTCGCGCGCCGACGCGGCGGCGTCATCTTCGTCGCCAGCATGGCCGGCTTTCAGCCGACGCCCTACATGGCGACCTACGGTGCGAGCAAGGCCTTCCTGCTTAGCCTGTCCGAAGCGCTGTGGGCCGAGCTGCGGCCCCAGGGGATCGACGTCCTCGCGCTCTGTCCCGGCTATGTCGCGACGGAGTTCCACGACCTGGCGGGTACCCAGGATCTGCCCAGCCCCCAGGCCCTGTCGGCGGAGGCGATCGCGGAACGGGCCCTGCAAGCCCTGGGCCGCCACCCCTCGCTGGTTCCGGGCCTGCTCAATGCCCTGGTCGCGGGCAGCGTGCGGTTCCTGCCGCGGCGATGGGTCGCGGCCATGGCTGCCCGCAGCCTGGCGCCGAAGCCGGCCCCTGCGCTCACCGAAGCGGCCGACACGGAAGGAAGCACGCTATGA
- a CDS encoding alcohol dehydrogenase catalytic domain-containing protein — MKALTFQFSYARLAAAKLLGRISPRGHLSEFGPLAYRDVPDPGLFGDDWVIVETSYCGICGSDLKQVFLEGAMDNPLTSFISFPHVMGHEVAGRVVETGRAVRNVRKGDRVICYPWLTCAVRNLELCDACERQEFTFCESFASPELGKGMHYGTSSRVSGGFAPYLPAHESMCFVIPDGVDCSSAALADPFAVAFHALMKSPPRRGETVVVFGCGALGLFLIHICRQLFPDVRIIAVDLHAYLGPIVERLGADHFTTASGAALTELIGEWTKSRVHRPTWGAPWLLGGVDHVYDTVGSARTLETNLRLVRAGGTIVMVGTGTPARFEWTPLCFKEVHLIGSSGYGIERFEGAEEHVFPLYLRLLQRGRIDPGPLISHTFPLQHYKDAFLTARDKSANNSMKVLFSF; from the coding sequence GTGAAGGCGCTGACCTTTCAGTTCAGTTACGCGCGCCTCGCGGCCGCCAAGCTGCTCGGCCGGATCTCGCCGCGCGGCCACTTGAGCGAGTTCGGGCCGCTCGCCTACCGCGACGTGCCCGATCCGGGGCTGTTCGGCGACGACTGGGTGATCGTCGAGACCAGCTACTGCGGCATCTGCGGTTCCGACCTGAAGCAGGTCTTCCTAGAAGGCGCCATGGACAATCCCCTGACCTCGTTCATCTCCTTTCCCCATGTCATGGGGCACGAGGTGGCCGGCCGGGTGGTCGAGACCGGACGAGCGGTCCGCAACGTCAGGAAGGGCGACCGGGTCATCTGCTATCCCTGGCTGACCTGCGCGGTGCGCAACCTTGAACTGTGCGACGCCTGCGAGCGCCAGGAGTTCACCTTCTGCGAGAGCTTCGCCAGTCCGGAACTCGGCAAAGGCATGCACTACGGGACATCGAGCAGGGTTTCGGGCGGCTTCGCGCCCTACCTGCCGGCCCACGAGTCGATGTGCTTCGTGATCCCGGACGGCGTCGATTGCAGCAGCGCGGCCCTGGCCGACCCCTTTGCCGTGGCCTTCCACGCGCTGATGAAGTCGCCGCCGCGACGAGGCGAGACCGTGGTCGTGTTCGGCTGCGGCGCGCTGGGGCTGTTCCTGATCCACATTTGCCGGCAACTGTTTCCCGACGTAAGGATCATCGCCGTCGATCTGCACGCCTACCTGGGGCCGATCGTCGAGCGCCTGGGTGCGGATCACTTCACGACCGCCTCCGGCGCGGCGCTGACCGAACTGATCGGGGAGTGGACCAAGTCGAGGGTCCATCGTCCGACCTGGGGGGCGCCCTGGCTGCTCGGCGGCGTCGACCACGTCTACGATACGGTGGGCTCGGCCAGGACCCTGGAAACCAACCTCCGCCTGGTCCGCGCCGGCGGCACCATCGTCATGGTCGGTACCGGCACCCCGGCCCGCTTCGAGTGGACACCGCTCTGCTTCAAGGAAGTGCACCTGATCGGCTCGAGCGGCTACGGCATCGAGCGCTTCGAGGGCGCCGAGGAGCATGTGTTCCCGCTCTACCTGCGCCTCCTGCAGAGGGGACGGATTGATCCCGGGCCCCTGATCTCCCACACCTTCCCGCTCCAGCACTACAAGGACGCCTTCCTGACCGCGCGCGACAAGTCGGCCAACAACTCCATGAAGGTGCTGTTCTCTTTCTAG